The Synechococcus sp. RS9916 DNA segment AGTACCGCGACAATTTCGTCGTCACTGCCCCCTCGATTGCCTTGAATGAAGGCTTCGACCGCATCAACGATGGTCAATACCGTTGATCGGTTGATCTGATCACGACCTCTCGCGTTCAATCACCCTTGAAAAAACCGCCGGAGCTCCCGGCGGTTTTTTTGGTTCTGGCATGAGATCCCACCCCTCCACTGGCGAGCCCATTCCTCCAGGCCCCTGGGATGTGGTGGTGGTGGGTGCCGGTGCGGCAGGGCTGATGACTTGCCTTGAACTGCCTCAAGGGTTGCGGGTCCTGCTGCTCAATCGCAACACCAGCCGTCGCTCATCCAGCCGATGGGCCCAGGGGGGCATCGCCTCGGTGACGCGACCGGACGACAGCGCCGCCAGTCATGCCGCCGACACACTCCAGGCAGGGGCTGGGTTGTGTGATGGCAATGCAGTACGCCTGCTGGTGGACCATGCCCCCCAATGCGTCGAGCGACTGCTCCAGGTCGGCATGGCGTTCGATCGCAACAGTGACGGCAGCCTGGCGACCACCCTTGAAGCGGCCCACAGCCATCACCGGGTGCTGCATGTGCAGGATCAGACGGGGCGAGCCCTGGTCGATGTGTTGCGGGAGCGCGTGGAGCAACGCGAAGGCCTGCTTCACAGGCGAGGTGTTCGCGTCAGCAAGCTTTGGGTGGAAGACGGCCGCTGCTGCGGCGTGCAGGTGCTAGATGGGCCCTTGCTGCACTGGATTCGGGCGCGGGCTGTCGTGCTGGCCACCGGCGGAGGGGGCCACCTTTACACCAACACCACCAATCCCGCCCAGGCAGCCGGTGAGGGCGTGGCACTGGCCTGGCAGGCCGGCGCCGCCATTGAAGACCTGGAATTCGTTCAGTTCCACCCCACTGCTCTGCATCGACCTGGGGCTCCCTGTTTCCTGATATCCGAGGCGGTGCGTGGTGAAGGTGGTGTGCTGGTGGATGCCACTGGCAACAGCCCCGTGGCCGGCCTTCCAGGAGGAGATCTTGCCCCCCGGGATCAGGTGAGTCGCGCGCTGGTGCGCAGCATGCGTGCCGCCGGCACCGACCATGTCGGGCTTGACCTGCGCCCGATCCCTCGGAGCCAGGCGGAGCGCCGCTTCCCCACGATTCTTGAGCACTGCAGGGAATTCGGTCTGAATCCCCTCGAACAACCCCTTCCTGTCGCTCCGGCAGCCCACTACTGGATGGGTGGAGTCGCCACCAATGCCCATGCCGCCACCAATGTGCAGGGCCTGTATGCCGTTGGCGAAGCCGCCTGCACTGGCGTGCATGGCGCCAACCGCTTGGCCAGCAATTCACTGATGGAATGCCTGGTCTATGCCAGGCAACTGCGAGACATCGACCTGCCGCTGTGGTCGCAGAGCGACCGCCGCAGCCTGGACCAATTAACAGCCGCGCCTCCAGCGCTTCGCACGAACCTGGTCAGCAGCCAGAACGCAACAGAGCTCAAGCGGGGGATCAATCAGCTGCGCAAGCAATGCTGGGCAGTGGCCGGTGTGGACCGCTCCGTGCCCGGGATGCGAGAGGTGCTCGCGGCAACACTCCGGGCCATGCCCCGGCTCGAGCAGGAAGAAGCACTTTCATTAATGAACAGTCAGCGCACTGATCAACAGTTCCTGCTGGAGGAACCGAGTCGGCGTGACCTCAACCTGCTGCTGGACCTGAACCACCGCCAACGCACCAGTGCGCTGCTACTGGAGGCCTGCCTGTTCCGGAAGGAAAGCCGCGGCGGCCATTTCCGCAGTGACGCTCCAGTGGCGTTACCGCATTGGCAATGCCACTCACGCCAACAAAAAGGGCGGATGATTCACACCCGCCCAGTCAACCCTTAAACCTGAACCCTCGATGGATCAGAAATCGGCAGGGCCCTGGTAGCCAGACAACTTGGCGAGCTCATCCAGAGGCTTGACCCCGGAATCGAGCGTCCCGTCAATTTCCCAGGTGGGGAAACCCTCGATGCCCTTTTTCTCGCACAGTTTGGGCTGACCATTCACCCCATCTGGAGCGCACTCCACCACATCCAGCTTTTCGGCAGCCTGCTGGCCAAACATTTCCTTTTGTTCCGTGCAATGAGGGCACCAATAGGCGGTGTAAAGCACGGCACCTTCAGCAGTCAGATGCTCGGCAAGGGCCACCTTGGCCGGGGAACTCGTTGTGGTCAGCGCTGGAGCAGCACGACCATCGGGCCGGTTCGGATCAACCACCGAAGCCCAGATCAAACTCCCGAGCAGCACCGCCAACCCCAGCAGCACTCCACGAAACAGCAGAGGCGCGGGATCATCCCAACCGCCTCCGGCCACTGCCAACACCAAGAGAATCACCGAGATGGTGGCTGAGAGAACGCAGAAGAAACAGAAGGCGTCAATCTTGAACACCATCAAGCCCATCAGCACGAAACTGAAAACGGCCATCGACAGGGAGACCGTGAACAGCCCCCACCAAGTACGGCGGGAGAGGTCAGCTTTGTTCTCCGACAGACCAGGGAGGAGAGGAACGATGGCCATCACCAGCACGGCCAGATAAGCCAGTAGGCCAGCGAACGACAGCGGGATGCTGAATCCATCGCCCTGAAACAACGTGCCCCAGGGGCTGTTGAGCACTTTGTCGCAACCATCGCCACCCACGGGGCAAGTGAGCTGACCAAGCAGCCCCCAACGCTTGAGGGTGATCGAACCGGTGTCGATCAAACCCACAGTGGCCAGGACCGCCATCGCAATCCGGACCCACTTCGATCCAGGGTCCTGGCGGCGGCGACTGGTGAGGCGCGTGGTGGCCATACAGGCGAATCAGATGACCGCAAGTTTGCCAGGGATTGCGGCGTTGTTCAGGCTGCCGCCTCGCCATGAACACACGGCTGCGCCTTGCGATTGGAGGCGCAACCGTAAGGTGAAGAATTACGAGTTCCAGCCCATGGGCGGCGACGCGACGACAGCAAGCGCTCAGGCCGCACGGCCCACGGTTGCTTTCGCGCATCTGGGCTGCGAAAAAAACAGAGTGGACACCGAGCACATGCTCGGGCTGCTCTCAGAAGCTGGATATGGCGTCAGCAGTGATGAGAACGACGCCAATGTGGTGGTCGTCAACACCTGCAGTTTCATCCAGGACGCCCGGGAAGAATCCGTGCGCACTCTGGTCGGTCTGGCGGAACAGGGCAAGGAGCTGATTATTGCGGGTTGTCTGGCCCAACATTTCCAGGACGAACTGCTGGAGTCGTTGCCGGAAGCCAAGGCGATCGTCGGCACAGGTGACTACCAGCACATCGTGGATGTGCTCAAGCGGGTCGAAGCTGGAGAGCGCGTCAAACAGGTGAGCGAAAACCCCACCTTTGTGGGCGACGAAAACCTGCCGCGATACCGCACCACTGGCGAAGCCGTGGCCTATCTGAAGGTGGCCGAGGGCTGTGACTACCGCTGTGCCTTCTGCATCATTCCCCACCTTCGCGGCGACCAGCGCTCACGGCCGATTGAATCGATCGTGGCCGAAGCCCATCAGCTGGCGGCACAGGGTGTGCAAGAGCTGATTCTGATCAGCCAGATCACGACCAACTATGGACTGGATCTCTATGGAAAGCCTCGGCTGGCAGATCTCCTGAGGGCCCTTGGCGAGGTGGAGATTCCCTGGATCCGCGTGCACTACGCCTACCCCACGGGACTCACCCCCGACGTGCTGGCTGCATACCGAGAGGTCCCCAACGTGTTGCCCTACCTCGACTTACCTCTTCAACACAGCCATCCTGATGTGCTGCGGGCCATGAACCGCCCCTGGCAGGCCGACGTGAACGAACGCCTGCTGGATCAGATCCGTGAGCAACTGCCGGATGCCGTGCTGCGCACCACCTTGATTGTGGGTTTCCCAGGCGAAACCGAAGAGCAGTTCGAGCATCTGGCCTCGTTCATCGAGCGTCAGCGCTTCGACCATGTGGGCGTCTTCACCTTCTCCCCTGAAGACGGCACACCGGCAGCCACCCTTCCAGACCACGTACCTGAAGAGGTGGCCATCGCCCGCAAGGACAAATTGATGGGTCTGCAGCAACCGATTTCGGCTGCGGGCAACGCCAGCTGGGTGGGGCGCACAGTGGATGTACTGATCGAACAGCACAACCCCACCACCGGCGAAATGATTGGCCGCTGCGCACGCTTCGCTCCAGAGGTGGATGGAGAGGTGCTGGTGCAACCGGGAGACAACGGCATCCAGGCCGGACCCGGAACCATGGTGCCGGTGTTGATCACAGGGGCCGACGTCTACGACCTCACCGGACGGATCGTGGGCGCCGCCGACATGGTGGCGGCAGCACGCGGAGCCTCGTGAGGGGCCACCTCGACTGGCATCAACAGCAACGCAACCTCTTCCTTTTTGCTTCCGGCCTGAGCACAGCAGGGTCGTTCGCCGGCCTCACCGCCAAGGGCTGGATTCTGATGAGCGGAACGCAGAACGCCATGCTCCTGGCACTGCACTTTGCTGCCCTGTCCCTGCCCACCCTGCTGGTGAGCGGACCCGCAGGGGTCAGGACCGATCGCATCGGGTGTGAACGAGTGCTGGTGCAGGCGCAATGGGCCCTGCTGGGGGCAGGCCTGCTCGGTGCCCTGGCCATTCCTTTGCTCTCGGGCCAAGCCCAGGTGGTCATGCTGTTGAGCAGCACCCTGCTCACGGGCATTGCCGGGGCCTACGAACTCACTGCCCGCAACAAATACTGCGCTCTGCTGGTGGACTCACCCCAGCAGCTGGCCCCCTACCTCACCAGCTTTTCAGTGGTCTTCAACGTGGGCAAGCTGGTGGGTCCCCCCATCGGTGGCTGGCTCGTTGCCCTCACAGGACCAGCCATGGCGCTGGGCCTTGATGCCCTCAGCTACCTACTACCCATCGCGAGCGTGATCTGGCTGCTGAAACCCAATAGAAGCCTTGAGCAGCGCAGCGACAATGCCGAGAGCACCACGTTGAAGGCCGCCTGGAACGAGTGCGGTCCGGTGCTGCGCCACGTTTTGCAGTTCACAGCGTTGATCTGTGTTGTGGGCTTCTTCCATCCAGGCCTGGCACCTCTGATTGCAGCCGACACCCTGGGACCAGACCCCCGAGATCTGGGATTGTTCACGAGCGTGCTGGCGGCAGGGAGCATTACCGGCGGCATCGTGCTCCAACGCAACAGCCACAGGTTCAGTCACCGTCCTGCCCGCACTCTGGGATGTTTCGCACTGATCACAGCCGTGGCCCAGCTAGGGATGTCCCGAGGCGGTTCGATGGCCGTGGTGCTGGGAATGGCTTTTTTAATCGGAGCCGGAACGGCAGGTCTGCTGAGCAGCGCCAACTTGGTCACCCAGGTGGGATCTCCACAGGTCATCCGTGGCCGAATGGCCGGTCTCAGCCAGATTGCCTTCCTCGGTGGCGGGGGACTCAGTGGCCTGCTTGCAGCACTGCTCGCCACAAACCTCGGCTTGAACCAAACCTTCGCCATTACTGGAGGCGTCGGGCTTGCACTTGCGAGTTGGGAGATTTGGAAACGCGGCGGAAGCACACTCGAAGAGCAGTGCTAATAGCTGACCGGGTCTGGGACGTGGACCAAGAAAGGGGCGTGAACCCCTCAGATCAACTTGATCCCACGCAGCACGCCACTGATCACAGCAGCGGTGACCAGACCGGCACCGACGAGACCCAGATAAATGACAACGCCCACGGCAGTGATGGCAAGACAGACCCATTAGATCAGACCCGGGGCCGGTCTTTGCCAGATACGCCTTAAGGTTGATGCATTCAAAGTCCTGAATTCGGACGGGTCTGCGCCCATCGCCGGCGACCTGCTTCTGCTCAATTCCAGCCCCGTCGCGATCTCACCATGCGCACCCTCTTTCTCTACCCCCAGTTCCCCAAGACGTTCTGGAGCTACGAGAAAATCCTCGAACTGGTGAACCGCAAGGTGCTGCTGCCACCCCTGGGGTTGGCCACCGTTGCGGCCCTACTCCCCCAGGAATGGGAGATGAAGCTGGTGGACCGCAACGTGCGGGAAGTCACCGAAGCCGAATGGCAGTGGGCCGAACTGGTGGTGATCTCCGGAATGATCGTCCAGAAGGACGACATGCAGGTGCAGATCCGAGAGGCCAAGCGCCGTGGCCTGCTGGTGGCCGTCGGAGGCCCCTACGCAAGCTCCACTCCAGACGCTCCGGAAATCGCGGACGCTGACTTCAAAGTGTTGGACGAGGGCGAAATCACCCTCCCTCAGTTTGTCGAAGCCATCCAACGCGGTGAACGCAGTGGCCGCTTCAGCGCCGAAGGCGACAAGCCCGACGTCACCGCCACGCCGGTGCCCCGTTTCGACCTGCTTGAGCTGGATGCCTACGACTCGATGAGCGTGCAGTTCTCAAGGGGCTGCCCGTTCAACTGCGAGTTTTGCGACATCATCGTTCTCTACGGACGCAAGCCCCGCACCAAAACCCCCGAACAGCTGGTGGCCGAGTTGCAGCGGCTCTACGAGTTGGGGTGGAGGCGCTCCATCTTCTTGGTGGATGACAACTTCATCGGCAACAAGCGCAACGCCAAACTGCTGCTTCCCCAGATCAAGACCTGGCAGGAAGAACGGGGCTACCCCTTCAGCTTCGCCACCGAGGCGTCTGTCGACCTTGCTGACGACGAGGAGATGATGCGCATGATGCATGAAGCACGCTTCGAGAGCGTGTTCCTCGGCATCGAAACCCCTGACGAATCCAGCCTGGAAACGGCTCGCAAAGTCCAGAACACGCGCAATCCCCTGGATGCGGCAGTCGATCGCATCACCGCCAATGGCATCCGGGTGATGGCCGGCTTCATCATCGGCTTCGACGGCGAAAAGGATGGTGCCGGAAAGCGCATCGTCGATTTTGTAACCCGCACCGGCATTCCCGCCGCCATGATGGGCATGCTCCAGGCCTTGCCGAATACGGCCCTCTGGCACCGTCTCGAGAAAGAGGGGCGCCTGATTCAAGACAAGGATGCAGCCAAGGGGGTCAACCAGACCAACCTGCTCAATTTCAAACCCACTCGTCCGATCCGCGACATCGCCAACGAGTACGTGGAGGCTTTCTGCGCTCTCTACGAGCCGAATGCCTACATGGATCGCGTGTACTCCTACTACCTCAAGATGGGCGCCCCTCGGTGGAAAGGGAAGGCCAAACTGCCCACCTTCACCGACCTCCGCGCCCTCTCGATCGTGGTCTGGCGCCAAGGCATCAAACGCGGCACCCGCACCCGCTTCTGGCGCTACATGCTGAGCATGGCCCGCAAAAACCCGGCCATGCTTGAGCAATTCCTGGTGGTGCTCGCTCACAACGAACACTTCATGGAATACCGCGCCATTGTGCAGCGGGAAATCCGCGAACAGCTGGAATCCCTGCCTCCTGAAGAACCCCGGAACACCCGCGAACTTCAGCCGGTCTGAGCAATCGGAACCAAGCCGGTTCCGGTTGCTGGTTAATCCTGCACGTAATCAATCCCTGTGAGCAGCGCCAGTTCAGCGCGCTGCAGTTCACGACCCAGATACAAGGCGTGATCAAGGCAGCTCAGTGGATGGGGACCATCTCCTTCCGTGAGCTGGATGCCCATCTCTTTCGCTGTACGTGCGCGGTACACCGCTGCTGCCGTCCGCGGCCCAGACCCGCGGCAGCTAAGCACCTCACCCGTTTCGGGATCGGTGGCCAGGCCCCGCTCGTCGACGTCGTTGCGGTAGTGCTCCACCACCAGCTCCGCCGTTTCACGATCGAGCTTGATCAGGAAATACCCAGCGGGATCAAGGGCAATAAACCGCTGCGACAGCTGATCATCCAAGGCCTTGCGAGCCTCAGGTCTGGCAACGGTCTGGGAGAGATCAACCATCACTTCACCCTACAAATTCCAGGGCTGGCGGCTCTGACTTGAACGGCAACTCCGC contains these protein-coding regions:
- a CDS encoding vitamin K epoxide reductase family protein, whose amino-acid sequence is MATTRLTSRRRQDPGSKWVRIAMAVLATVGLIDTGSITLKRWGLLGQLTCPVGGDGCDKVLNSPWGTLFQGDGFSIPLSFAGLLAYLAVLVMAIVPLLPGLSENKADLSRRTWWGLFTVSLSMAVFSFVLMGLMVFKIDAFCFFCVLSATISVILLVLAVAGGGWDDPAPLLFRGVLLGLAVLLGSLIWASVVDPNRPDGRAAPALTTTSSPAKVALAEHLTAEGAVLYTAYWCPHCTEQKEMFGQQAAEKLDVVECAPDGVNGQPKLCEKKGIEGFPTWEIDGTLDSGVKPLDELAKLSGYQGPADF
- a CDS encoding MFS transporter, coding for MRGHLDWHQQQRNLFLFASGLSTAGSFAGLTAKGWILMSGTQNAMLLALHFAALSLPTLLVSGPAGVRTDRIGCERVLVQAQWALLGAGLLGALAIPLLSGQAQVVMLLSSTLLTGIAGAYELTARNKYCALLVDSPQQLAPYLTSFSVVFNVGKLVGPPIGGWLVALTGPAMALGLDALSYLLPIASVIWLLKPNRSLEQRSDNAESTTLKAAWNECGPVLRHVLQFTALICVVGFFHPGLAPLIAADTLGPDPRDLGLFTSVLAAGSITGGIVLQRNSHRFSHRPARTLGCFALITAVAQLGMSRGGSMAVVLGMAFLIGAGTAGLLSSANLVTQVGSPQVIRGRMAGLSQIAFLGGGGLSGLLAALLATNLGLNQTFAITGGVGLALASWEIWKRGGSTLEEQC
- the rimO gene encoding 30S ribosomal protein S12 methylthiotransferase RimO; its protein translation is MGGDATTASAQAARPTVAFAHLGCEKNRVDTEHMLGLLSEAGYGVSSDENDANVVVVNTCSFIQDAREESVRTLVGLAEQGKELIIAGCLAQHFQDELLESLPEAKAIVGTGDYQHIVDVLKRVEAGERVKQVSENPTFVGDENLPRYRTTGEAVAYLKVAEGCDYRCAFCIIPHLRGDQRSRPIESIVAEAHQLAAQGVQELILISQITTNYGLDLYGKPRLADLLRALGEVEIPWIRVHYAYPTGLTPDVLAAYREVPNVLPYLDLPLQHSHPDVLRAMNRPWQADVNERLLDQIREQLPDAVLRTTLIVGFPGETEEQFEHLASFIERQRFDHVGVFTFSPEDGTPAATLPDHVPEEVAIARKDKLMGLQQPISAAGNASWVGRTVDVLIEQHNPTTGEMIGRCARFAPEVDGEVLVQPGDNGIQAGPGTMVPVLITGADVYDLTGRIVGAADMVAAARGAS
- the nadB gene encoding L-aspartate oxidase, with the translated sequence MRSHPSTGEPIPPGPWDVVVVGAGAAGLMTCLELPQGLRVLLLNRNTSRRSSSRWAQGGIASVTRPDDSAASHAADTLQAGAGLCDGNAVRLLVDHAPQCVERLLQVGMAFDRNSDGSLATTLEAAHSHHRVLHVQDQTGRALVDVLRERVEQREGLLHRRGVRVSKLWVEDGRCCGVQVLDGPLLHWIRARAVVLATGGGGHLYTNTTNPAQAAGEGVALAWQAGAAIEDLEFVQFHPTALHRPGAPCFLISEAVRGEGGVLVDATGNSPVAGLPGGDLAPRDQVSRALVRSMRAAGTDHVGLDLRPIPRSQAERRFPTILEHCREFGLNPLEQPLPVAPAAHYWMGGVATNAHAATNVQGLYAVGEAACTGVHGANRLASNSLMECLVYARQLRDIDLPLWSQSDRRSLDQLTAAPPALRTNLVSSQNATELKRGINQLRKQCWAVAGVDRSVPGMREVLAATLRAMPRLEQEEALSLMNSQRTDQQFLLEEPSRRDLNLLLDLNHRQRTSALLLEACLFRKESRGGHFRSDAPVALPHWQCHSRQQKGRMIHTRPVNP
- a CDS encoding DUF4346 domain-containing protein; translated protein: MVDLSQTVARPEARKALDDQLSQRFIALDPAGYFLIKLDRETAELVVEHYRNDVDERGLATDPETGEVLSCRGSGPRTAAAVYRARTAKEMGIQLTEGDGPHPLSCLDHALYLGRELQRAELALLTGIDYVQD
- a CDS encoding B12-binding domain-containing radical SAM protein, translated to MRTLFLYPQFPKTFWSYEKILELVNRKVLLPPLGLATVAALLPQEWEMKLVDRNVREVTEAEWQWAELVVISGMIVQKDDMQVQIREAKRRGLLVAVGGPYASSTPDAPEIADADFKVLDEGEITLPQFVEAIQRGERSGRFSAEGDKPDVTATPVPRFDLLELDAYDSMSVQFSRGCPFNCEFCDIIVLYGRKPRTKTPEQLVAELQRLYELGWRRSIFLVDDNFIGNKRNAKLLLPQIKTWQEERGYPFSFATEASVDLADDEEMMRMMHEARFESVFLGIETPDESSLETARKVQNTRNPLDAAVDRITANGIRVMAGFIIGFDGEKDGAGKRIVDFVTRTGIPAAMMGMLQALPNTALWHRLEKEGRLIQDKDAAKGVNQTNLLNFKPTRPIRDIANEYVEAFCALYEPNAYMDRVYSYYLKMGAPRWKGKAKLPTFTDLRALSIVVWRQGIKRGTRTRFWRYMLSMARKNPAMLEQFLVVLAHNEHFMEYRAIVQREIREQLESLPPEEPRNTRELQPV